In the genome of Cryptomeria japonica chromosome 8, Sugi_1.0, whole genome shotgun sequence, one region contains:
- the LOC131064679 gene encoding scarecrow-like protein 21 translates to MSILRPLEVSGSSNSEGFLYVGRSNTGGTPALANSANLTRLYCKPELSSTASHPCGQIDSPTSDIHFQTNDLLPKRSLSDTERQAIRRVVRQKNHNLPVLPLPSLDSVLLSEFSDSLPQCVWLFPSHKQQLSISPSHSQGSVHSPTSLSPLSISDSNGDDFLSLPILQSAPLKNSMSHENFAQMHSFLPNLKTSDAQNLPLGGNAKLVEDQEGIRHKLQELERELLSDNDDSSIASVISPEQSSHLDQEWVVDTMQTLLSDNSVLSTPTISHPCIKKENPTSQTCRPHQENQKQPFMLQIEHKISPVQAQIDQGSPLKHLVECATSISEAKPERALPIIRRLRKNSSVDGDPMQRLIAYMVESLVARSGSSTQGSYNSLRLKETSSSDHLSAAQLLFEVCPYINCGLMAANSTILEAFETEEKVHIIDFEIKQGSQYVTLIHALAARTGGPPKVRMTVVDDPESTSHAVGSLHVVEEGLEKLANAVGVNLQFHIILAKTADVQPLMLECQPDEAVAVNFAFQLHHIPDESVSTKNPRDQLLRMVKSLNPKVVTIVENEINTNTSPFMPRFMEALNYYSAVFESLDIHLARESKERFNIEKHFFARNIVNIIACEGAERTERFEVAGKWKARMMMAGFTVYPLSSNVDKCVRNLYESCGARYKLKRENGALHFAWQDKVLTVASAWH, encoded by the coding sequence ATGTCTATCTTACGGCCCTTAGAAGTTTCTGGTAGCTCAAACAGTGAAGGCTTTCTTTATGTTGGGCGAAGCAACACAGGTGGAACACCCGCATTGGCAAACTCAGCAAACTTGACAAGATTATACTGTAAACCAGAACTCAGTAGCACTGCTTCACATCCTTGTGGTCAAATTGATTCACCAACCTCGGATATTCATTTCCAAACAAATGATTTGCTCCCCAAGAGGTCACTATCTGATACAGAAAGGCAGGCTATACGTAGGGTGGTGAGACAAAAGAATCATAATTTGCCAGTGTTACCTTTGCCCTCTCTGGATTCTGTTTTGCTAtctgaattttcagattctctcccTCAGTGTGTGTGGTTATTCCCATCCCATAAACAACAGCTGAGCATTAGTCCTTCTCACAGCCAAGGCTCTGTTCATAGCCCAACATCATTATCACCATTAAGTATTTCAGATTCCAATGGTGACGATTTTCTTAGCTTGCCAATTCTACAAAGTGCTCCTCTCAAGAATTCCATGTCTCACGAGAATTTTGCTCAAATGCACTCTTTTTTACCAAACTTGAAAACCTCTGATGCTCAAAATCTGCCTTTGGGTGGTAATGCTAAATTGGTTGAAGACCAAGAAGGCATACGGCACAAGCTGCAAGAATTGGAGAGAGAGCTGCTAAGTGACAACGATGACTCATCTATTGCAAGTGTCATTAGCCCTGAACAAAGTAGTCACCTGGATCAGGAATGGGTTGTTGATACCATGCAGACCCTTCTATCAGACAACTCTGTTCTTTCAACTCCAACCATTTCTCATCCTTGCATCAAGAAGGAAAATCCAACAAGCCAAACTTGTAGACCTCATCAAGAAAATCAAAAGCAGCCATTTATGTTGCAAATAGAGCACAAGATATCACCTGTTCAGGCACAAATTGATCAAGGGAGTCCTCTCAAGCATTTGGTGGAGTGTGCAACTTCCATTTCTGAGGCAAAACCTGAACGAGCATTGCCGATAATAAGAAGGTTAAGGAAAAACAGCTCAGTTGATGGTGATCCCATGCAACGGCTTATTGCATATATGGTTGAAAGCCTTGTTGCACGGTCTGGTTCATCAACACAAGGCTCATATAATTCTTTGAGATTGAAAGAGACATCCAGCAGTGATCATTTGTCTGCAGCTCAATTACTATTTGAAGTATGTCCATACATTAATTGTGGGTTAATGGCTGCAAATAGTACCATCCTTGAAGCTTTTGAAACTGAGGAGAAGGTACACATCATAGATTTTGAAATTAAGCAGGGAAGCCAATACGTTACCCTTATCCATGCTCTTGCAGCAAGAACTGGTGGACCTCCCAAGGTTCGCATGACTGTGGTGGATGACCCCGAGTCAACCTCCCATGCTGTTGGAAGCTTGCATGTGGTAGAGGAAGGACTTGAAAAACTTGCAAATGCTGTAGGTGTTAATTTACAGTTCCACATCATTTTGGCAAAGACAGCAGATGTGCAACCACTGATGCTGGAATGTCAACCAGATGAGGCAGTAGCAGTAAATTTTGCATTCCAGCTGCATCACATACCTGATGAGAGTGTCTCTACAAAGAATCCCCGTGATCAACTTCTAAGAATGGTAAAAAGCTTGAATCCTAAAGTTGTaactattgtggaaaatgaaatCAATACTAATACTTCTCCTTTCATGCCACGTTTTATGGAAGCACTGAACTACTATTCAGCAGTGTTTGAATCCCTGGATATTCACCTTGCAAGGGAAAGCAAAGAGCGGTTTAACATTGAGAAGCATTTCTTTGCACGCAACATAGTTAATATTATTGCATGTGAGGGGGCAGAAAGAACTGAGAGGTTTGAAGTAGCAGGAAAATGGAAGGCAAGAATGATGATGGCTGGTTTTACTGTTTATCCCCTTAGCTCAAATGTTGACAAATGTGTAAGGAATTTGTATGAATCTTGTGGTGCCAGGTACAAGCTTAAAAGAGAAAATGGGGCTCTACACTTTGCATGGCAAGATAAGGTACTTACTGTAGCATCTGCTTGGCATTAA